Below is a genomic region from Pseudarthrobacter sulfonivorans.
CAGGCGTTTGATGACCACCAGCAATCCCGTCAGCAGCTCGGGACCCCCCAGAGTGGTGTCCGCACCGAAGACGTCCTTCAGTTCCGCAACCAGCGCCTGCTCGTCGTACCTCGCGCGGAGGCGAACTTGGCGGAACAGGCTTTTTTTAAACACCCGCCGCCCGAGGCTGAAATACATGTGCCTGATTTCGCCGACGCTCCAGCCTTGGGCAAGAGCTGCTGCGATGATCGCCCCGCTGGAAGTGCCAGCAATCAGATCGAAGTAGTGGCAAAGACGAAAGCCGTCCCCGCGGTCATGGCGTTCCCGCAACACGTCTTCAATCTTTTCCAGAATGCCGAGGCTCAAAATGCCGCGCAACCCGCCGCCGTCGAGTGCAAGAATGCGCTTGGGTGTGCCATCACGGCGGAAATGCTCGTCCCGGGTCAGAATACGATAGGGCATAGGACGACTCTTCTCATGTTGAGCTGTGTAACACCATGCTAGCCGGACACGGTTTGCTGGTCAGGGCCCGGGCTCGACCAACGGACGGAAACCGTCGTCAGGCCTCGGTCTGTCGGTTAGCGAACCTGGCCAAGCACAGCGAAGCCAGGCCTAGATCGCGCCAATGCGTCCCAGAGCTCACGGGGATCGAATCCTGTAAAGGAGTCGGACTTGGTACTTGACGTAGCCTGCGATGCTCGTCTCAACGCCGCCCGTGGGTGAGAAGACAAGTTCTTCCTCTTGGCCTCAGGGCTGTGATGTCTCGCTGCCCTGACTGTTCTCCCACGCACGGCAAGACGAGCGTCAATAGCCGACGCTCCGCAGCTGCTTGGGCGCCCGTACGGACACCTTCGGGAAGGCGTCGGTTCAATAAGCCCGTCCGGGCCGACGAGTTCGATTCCCCAATCTGTGGCGCGGGCCAGGAACTGCTGCGCCAGCCCATGCGGATCCCCATCAGTCGCCATGGGATCCATTATTTCGATCATGATCAGTCCTCCCTGCCAGGCACCCCGCCCGGCGTGTCAGACCAAACTTCTGAATCCACCGTTATTCAGACATTCCGGCCAACGTACGTATCTGGGGGCCCCTACCATTGCCCGAAAGGGCCGGCTGGCCGGGTTCGAGCTCCTCCAAGCGGAACGGTTACGACTCCCCGTGACGTCAAGGTCAGGCCTAAAGCAGCGATCGTAAGGGTTGCCTGGGGGAAACGGCTGGCTGGGCAGGCGCGGCTGCGATGACCCGCCGGCGGCTCTACTTTGCCCCCGGATACCCCTACCCGCGCCAACCACAGCCAGCGCACCTCATTTTCGGACTAGCGTCATACTGGCTCCTTCTGATTCTCAGGCAACATTGGTTGGTCGTTCACCTATTCATGCCGTGGGGTTGTCGTGTTGACATGACCTGGAGGAGAAGCGGTGACACCTCGCCTCGTGACGGTTTGATCGGCTGCCCAACTGCCCATCTCGTTAGTCCCTTCCGCTGCTCGTCCGTTTCCAATTACACGTATCCATGTTCTGCATCGACGATTCTGACATAACCTGCGCGGGGAGACCGGGCGCGGAAGCCTGTCGTGGCCGCGGCGAGGGGGCCGTCGTTGGCACGATGCACACGTATCAGACCATGCTGAAGCTGCACATCGCCGACGTCATCGGGCATATTTCCGTGGACAAGCTTGATTACCGGCACCTTACGTATTGGATCAAGGCGATGCAGACAAAGGGCCGGTCCGCCAACACCATCAAGAACCACCATGGCCTGATCTTCTCGGCGATTGAGACGGCCGTCCGGCTCGGCTACCGGAAAGATAATCCGTGCCGAGGGGTTCAGCTCCGGTCAGGCGAAAACGCAGAGAATGAGACCAGGTTCCTGACGCACGCTGAATTCGGTCTGATTCTGGAGGGCATGGGGGAGAGGTACAAGGCGTTCACTGAATTCTTGGTCATGACGGCACCCGATTCGGTGAAGCGACCGCCGTGACCGTGGCGGACGTGGACCTGACGTCCAAACCGGCCATCATGCGGATCAACAAGGCCCGGAAGCGGGGCATTGATTCCGAGCATTACATCGGAGCGACCAAGACAGATTCCGGAAAGAGGACGGTTTCGCTAGATCCGCGTTTAGTGGAAGTTCTGATTAATCCCGCGGCCAGGAAAGCCATTCAGCTCTTCGACCCGACATTCCCATCCACCCAAGCACCAGGAACCATCATGACACCACCCTCTGCATCGTCGCTTCTGTCCTCGCCCTAGTCGGTACTAGCAGGGATATTGCACCCCGCACGAGGCCCAGCAGGCGGGCATATGCGAGGCGATCCGCAGCTCGCGAATTAAGTATCGCCCTGGGTTCTTGACCCGGTGGCGGTGGGCGTTTGCCGCTCCGATCGGCGTGTGTCATCATCTACTTGGGTCTGATTCTATTAATGTAGCGTTCATTAATGTGGTGGTCGCCGATCGTCACAAGCTTCGGAGATCAGAATTATGGCGGCGGCTACGGGGCCGATGCCCGGGATCTCATCCAGGCGCTCCGCCGCCACCGCGAAAGGGGCCAACTGCACCTCGATCTGTTCATCGACCGCGGCGATATCGGCGTCGATCCCGTCGATCCTGGCCAGCATCCGTGACAGCAGGAAGCGGTGGTGATCATCAAAGTGGCCCGTGAACGCTTCCTCGAGTTCGGTGATCTTCCTGCGCATGCTTGATCTCGCCAACTGCGCGAGCACTTTCGGGTTCTGTTCGCCGGCCATAAGCGCCGCCATCATCTCCCGGCCGGAGACCCCGAAAATGTCCGAGGCCACGACGGAGAGTTTGATGCAGGCGTCCTCGAGGAGTTTTTCGACCCGGTTCTTCTCCGCCGTCCGCTTCCCTACGAGATCGATCCGGTACCGGGTCAGGTCCCGCAGCCGCCGGATCGGGGCAGGCGGGACGAAACTGGGCCGCAGCATCTGCCGTTCGGCGACTTTGCACAGCCACACGGAATCGAGCACGTCGGTTTTGGGACGTCCCGGCAGATGCCTGACGTCGCGCGCGTTGACCAGCCACGGTTGGAGCCCGTGCGCTTCGAGGAGGTAGAACACGGGCTTCCAGTACTCGGACGTCGCCTCCATCACCACGCGCTCGATACCGAGATCGACCAGATGATTGGCCAACTCGGTCAACGAACGGGTCATCGTTGAATGCGTAGACACCTCCTGCAACCGCTTCTTCGGGTTCCCCTCCGGAGGGACCCGGACACAACACACGAGTTCGGCTTTGCCGATATCCAGGGCCGCGACCCTGGCAATGATCTGTTCCTCATCCTGGGATTCGGACAGCATGGCCTACTCATCTCCTCACGACGCACCCCGCTAATAGAAAAGCGGCCGCCCGTGGGGATCACCGGGAAAAATCGGAATCTAGTCCTCGTTCTCGGCAAACGAAACAGTGAAGGGCCCACAGCGATCCCCAGCTAGATCACGGCCTGAATGAACCATAGAACCACGGCGTCGGCAGGCGACCACGGGAACATTTTCAGCCCGGAACGGGCGTCCCGCAAGGGACACAAAGGCTAGATCGGACACGTGCTCCCCGCCGCCGGGGCCCTCGAGCCTGAACCAGGCGACGCGCATGCCGGCTTCGACGGCCTGTTGGCCGAGGGCTTCGAGGAAGAAGGTTTTCCCGGTGCCGGAGGGTCCGCATACGACGAGGTTTCCCCTCGGTTGATCCATTTGACTCCCCGCTCGTCACATAACTGCCAGATCCCGAAATCTCTCACAGGCAGGATACGAACTAATCCCAGATCGTTCTGCTGTGAAGCTGGGCGGGGCTTGGGAATGACGTCGGACGCCGTTACAAAGGATCTGAAGAAGGACTGAAGCTTTCGTGAAGGCCGCTCGAGCTCCTCAGGCCGGGCTCGCTCTGTGAGCCTCAATTCACCTTCAGGCACCCCGGCTGTGCTCCGCCCGGTACTTCTTAAATAAGTTGCGCAAGGTCTCGGCACTGACCATCCGCTGGCAGTCGCTACGCCGTGTTGGCGGCGATACCGTGAATGTCTCGTACGGCCGTCACACGACCAGCCGCATTTCCAAGAGCAGGCCTCGCAAACGATTATTTGCAAGAAGACCCCTCATAGCTTCATGCAGAAAATCCAAAGAATGTGCGAAGGTCCCCACGCTAGATTTAGTTCATCAGCTCAATAAGCGCCGAAACCCGCACAGCAGTATCGATTATGGAGCTAGATAGGCAAAGCAATATAACAAGCAGTTGCTATAACAAATCTAAATCATCATTCGCAAAGATAAGGCTAAAATAATGCATATCCATCGTATACTTGCTAATCGCAAAACCAAACGATCCTCGGTCCTTGGCGCGGCTGCAGCTCTCGCAGTGGCGACAATCGTCCCTCTATCTTTGGCCACACCGGCTCAGGCCCTGACGAGGAATGGCTGCACAGTAACGCCGGAGAAGCCGCGATTTGTCGGATTTGACGTGCCAACGGGCAAGAAACTGATTGACTATCCGCTGACCGTGACATGCCCTAAGGGGGTAACAATCCGGATCATTCAAGATTTGTGGGAAGATGACCCGTTCTACAACGACCATAACGGGCGCTTTACTCACGATCGTTCATTCTTGATTGCAGGTGGAACTGTGACGGTTCACAATGTGCAGAAGCTAGTCGACACAGAGAGTGGCGAGGAGGCAGTTTTCCACAGTATGTCATTTAAGGTGACGAGTGGAACCATTACGAGCGGCACGTCGGGCGGGCAAAACAGCGCCAACCTATACATTTACGACTAAGGCAGCGACCCCCGATTTTTCTGATGTGGAAAACGGGAGCTGGGCTCGGGAGAGCCCAGCTCCCGTCACGTTGTACGCCCAGCATCGGCATTTGCTTGGAGGTGTGAGTCCTCTGAAGGAGAAGGTGGTTTAACTTCTAGCCAATGGCAACTGCGTCATCGTGAGGTGAGGTGGGAAGGAAGCCGGAGGCAAATCCCTGCACCGAGGGACACGAACCGCATAGAAGGCATGTTGGTTGGGGTAAGCCAGCAACGGATGGTGAAGCCCGTTCCACCGAAACGGCCAATGTGTAAATGCGGCGGCGGCAGGGTGAAAGTGAATGTTCTTATCTGGGGAGGTCTGTTCCAGTGCGTCATCCGAGTTATCGGGTGGAGCGGTGCGGCTCTAAGGGTCGTTCTGATGGGGCAGAAGTCAGCCGAGGCCATAGTACCGGCGGGAATCATGCGTGATTGTCGGGAAGGGCTGAACGCTGGGAATTGATGGTTTGAAGCGGTGCTTCTCGTGTGTTCCACAAGAATCGCAGCCAACCCACGGGAGTGGTGGGACAGAGAGTGAGGAGCGATCGGTGAATCCGGGATGGCCCCTGTCTGTGCGTAGTGAGGACCCGGCGGGTATCGGGGAGAACATCAGGGATGGTCAGGGTCTGTGGGAGGAAGTCTTTTCCCGGCAGAATCTGATGATCGCGTTGAAGCGTGTTGAACGTAACCGGGGTGCTGCCGGTGCTGACGGGCTGCGCACGGAGGAACTCCGTGCGTGGTGCTTAGGACACTGGACAGAAACGCGGGAGGCGTTGGACGCGGGTACTTATGCTCCGCTGCCGGTTCGTCAGGTGCTGATTCCCAAACCTGACGGCGGGGAACGGAAGCTGGGAGTGCCGTCCGTGTTGGATCGGCTGATCCAACAGGCGGTCGCGCAAGTCCTGTCCCCGGTCTTTGATCCGGGGTTCGTGCCGGTCTCGTATGGGTTCCGGCCGGGCAAAAGCGCCCATGATGCGGTGAAGGTTGCCCAAACGGTGATCGGTCAAGGGTATCGGTGGGTGGTTGAGGTTGATCTGGATGCGTTCTTTGACCGGGTGAACCACGACGTGCTGATGGCCAGGGTTGCGCGGAAAGTGAAAGACAAG
It encodes:
- a CDS encoding IS110 family transposase, with the protein product MLSESQDEEQIIARVAALDIGKAELVCCVRVPPEGNPKKRLQEVSTHSTMTRSLTELANHLVDLGIERVVMEATSEYWKPVFYLLEAHGLQPWLVNARDVRHLPGRPKTDVLDSVWLCKVAERQMLRPSFVPPAPIRRLRDLTRYRIDLVGKRTAEKNRVEKLLEDACIKLSVVASDIFGVSGREMMAALMAGEQNPKVLAQLARSSMRRKITELEEAFTGHFDDHHRFLLSRMLARIDGIDADIAAVDEQIEVQLAPFAVAAERLDEIPGIGPVAAAIILISEACDDRRPPH
- a CDS encoding ATP-binding protein, with translation MDQPRGNLVVCGPSGTGKTFFLEALGQQAVEAGMRVAWFRLEGPGGGEHVSDLAFVSLAGRPFRAENVPVVACRRRGSMVHSGRDLAGDRCGPFTVSFAENED